In the Paenibacillus sp. genome, TGCAGGCGCATTGGAATTTGTACGATCCGCCGCTGGACGACATTCGCCGGGCGATCGAGCGGTATGCGTCGCTCGGCCTCCGGCTGCACATCACGGAGATGGACGTCTCGATGTTCGCGTTCGACGACCGCCGTACGGACCTCGCCGAACCGACGGACGACATGCTCGCCTTGCAGGAGGAGCGGTATGAATCGTTCTTCCGCGTCTTCCTCGAGTACCGCGAGGCGATCGATTCGGTTACGTTCTGGGGCGCTGCGGACGATTACACGTGGCTGCACGATTTCCCGGTGCGCGGGCGGACGAACTGGCCGCTCCTGTTCGATGCGCGGCATCGGCCGAAGCGGTCGTTCGAACGGGTCGCCGCGTTGGCGGAGGCGGCGAAGCGCGGTTCGGGCGCGGGGGGAGCATCGCGGTGAGGAGGACGGCTATGCGAGAAGGAGCGTTGGCCAAGGGAATGTATCGAAACGTGTTTGCGGAGCTCGGGTACGCCGAGGAAGAGATCGATGCGCGGCTTCAAGAGGCTTGGGAAGGGTTGTTCGAGGGAAACGAGCATACGCGCATCTACTATCCGGCGGGCGACGATATGGGCTACCTGCTCGACACGGGCAATTTGGACGTGCGCACGGAAGGGATGTCGTACGGCATGATGATGGCCGTGCAGATGGACCGACGGGACGTCTTCGACCGCATTTGGAAATGGACCCGCACGTATATGTACATGACGGAAGGGGAGAACGCCGGCTATTTCGCCTGGTCCTGTCTCCCCGACGGGCGGCGCAACTCGAACGGCCCGGCGCCGGACGGCGAAGAATATTTCGCGATGGCGCTCTTCTTCGCTTCGCATCGCTGGGGGGATCGGGAGCCGCCGTTCGATTACGGCGCGCAGGCGCGCGAGCTCTTGCGCACCTGCCTGCATAAGGGCGAGGACGGCGTCGGACAGCCGATGTGGGACCCGGGCAACAAGCTGATCAAGTTTATTCCGAACTGCGATTTTTCGGATCCTTCGTATCATCTGCCGCACTTCTACGAGTTGTTCGCGCTGTGGGCCGATCCGGACGACCGCAAGTTCTGGAAGGAAGCGGCGGCGGCGAGCCGGGACTATTTGACGATCGCCTGCCACCCCGTTACGGGCCTCGCTCCGGAGTACGCGCATTACGACGGCCGGCCGAACGACGAACGCGGGTACGGCCATTTCTTCAGCGATTCGTACCGCGTCGCGGCCAACATCGGGCTCGACGCCGAGTGGTTCGGCATCGACGAGCGGCTCCGCGCCATCGTCAATCGGATTCAGGCGTTCTTCGCGGACAAGGAGCCGGCGGATTACCGCCGCTACACGATCGCGGGCGAGCCGTTCGACGAGCCTGCTCTTCATCCGGTCGGGCTGCTCGCGACGAACGCGATGGCGTCGCTCGCGGCGGACAGCCCGCACGCGCGCTCCTGCGTCGAGCGGCTCTGGAACACGCCTCTTCGGCAGGGCGATCGGCGATACTACGATAATTGCTTGTATTTCTTCGCGATGCTGGCGTTAAGCGGCCGCTATCGCATCTGGATGCCGCAGGCTCGAAGCTAACCGATCCACTGGCGCACCAGCTGACGGTTGCGCTCCTTGAACGCCTCGTTATGGGACGACACCATGCCCGCCTTGGGCGCGTCCGGCTCGATGAACAGCTTCGCCTGATTGACGGCGTTCGCTGCATCCTGGAACGCGCCTGCGATCAAATGCACCTTGCCGGGATGCGCCAGAATGTCGCCGGCGGCGAACAGCCCCGGCACGGACGATTCGCCGCGCGCGCTGCCGTCGATATAATAGCCGTCGGCGCGCGCGACGTTTAAGTCGCTGTTGTCGAGCAGCGACGCGTCCCGCTCGTAGCCGTGGTTGATGACGACCTCGTCCACATCGAGGAGCGTCGTCTCCCCGGTGAGGCGGTTCGTCAGCTCCACGCGCTCGATCGCGTCATGATTCGCGTTCGCGATCAGCTTCGTGATCGACGTGTGAAAATAGCAGACCGCCGAGCTGTTCAACAGCTGCGCCACCTGAGCTTCGTGCCCGGACAGCGCCTCCTTCCGATGCGTCACATACACTTGCTTCGCCACGGGCAGCAGCTCGTTGGCCCAATCCACCGCCGTGTTTCCGCCCCCCGAAACGATGACGCGCTTCCCCTTAAACTGCTTCAGCGATTTCACCGTGTAGTGCAAATTCGACACCTCGAACCGTTCGGCTCCTTCGATATCGAGCTTTTGCGGGTTTAGGATGCCGCTGCCGATCGCGACGATGACCGTTTTGGACCAGTGGACGGCGCCAGAGGCTGCGCGCAGGACGAATCGCCCGCGATCGTCGCGCGACATCGAGACGACGCGTTCGTTCAAGACGACCGTCGGGTCGAACGTCAGCCCCTGCGCGACGAGCTGCTCGATCAGCTTCGCGCCAGGGGTCGGCGTCAAGCCGCCGACGTCCCAAATCATTTTCTCGGGATAAATGTGAATTTTGCCGCCCAGCCGCGGTTGGTATTCGATCAGCTTCGTCTTCATCCCCCGAAGGCCGCTGTAGAACGCGGAATACAAGCCTGCAGGCCCGCCCCCGACGATCGTCACGTCATATAGATCCTCACGCTCCAACGCGCTTTGCCTCCCCAAAAACGACGTTAATGATTATCATTCTCAGTAAATCATACCCGGGATTGCCTTCCTTTTCAAGACGAAAAATACATCTTGACAAGATTAAAAAGGGCGATTTATAGTTTTTTAACAGTGAGACTGATTCTCATTATCGGATAAAACGAGTGGAGGTGGGGGCATGTTCAGCCGACTGCACACCGAGTCGATCAACGTCGGGTACGGCGATCGATTGATCGTGAAAGATTTGAGCGTGCGCATACCCGACCGCAGCGTCACGACGATCGTCGGTCCGAACGGCTGCGGAAAATCGACGCTGCTCAAAGCGATGACGCGCATCGTGAAACCCCAGTCCGGCGCGATCGTGCTGGACGGGAAGAGCATTACGTCCGAAAACACGAAACAGCTCGCGAGAAAGCTCGCGATATTGCCGCAGACGCCGGAGGCTGCGAGCGGGCTGACGGTGGGCGAGCTTGTATCCTACGGACGGCACCCGCATCAGCAGGGCTTCGGCCGGCTGACGAAACGAGATATAGAGGTTATCGATCAGGCGCTTCGCGCCACCGGCACGATCGAGCTTAAAAGTCGGCCGGTCGACGCGCTGTCCGGCGGTCAGCGGCAGCGCGCGTGGATCGCGATGGCGTTGGCTCAAGAAACCGACATGATTTTCCTTGACGAGCCGACCACGTACCTCGATATGGCGCATCAACTGGAAGTGCTGGAGCTGCTTCGGCGGTTGAACGAGGAAGAGCGGCGGACGATCATCATGGTGCTGCACGACTTGAATCAAGCGGCGCGGTATTCCGACTATATGATCGCGATGAAGGACGGGACTGTCGTCAAAGCGGGCCGGCCGGCCGACATTATGCAGCGCAGCGTGCTGAGGCACGTGTTTCGCGTCGATGCGGACATCGGCGCCGATCCGCGCACGGGCGCGCCGATGGTGATCACTTACAATTTACTCAAGGGAGAGACGGAACATGATGAGAAAACTATGGATCCCGCTGTTCGCGCTGTCGCTGTTCATTAGCGCCTGCGGAGGGCAGCCGGCGGAGGAGACCGGCGCCGCGGCTGCCGAAGGGACGGGCGCGGAAGGCGCGAATACGGAAGGAGCCGCTCTGGCGGCCGAAGCGACGGACGGAGGCACGATCACGTACCAATCGGAGAACGGCCCCGTCGAGGTGCCGGCGAATCCGCAGCGCGTCGTCGTGCTGTCGTCGTTCGCGGGCAACGTCATGGCGCTCGGCGTCGACGTCGTCGGCGCGGACAGCTGGTCGAAAAACAATCCGAGATTCGCGGAAGGGTTGAAGAACGCGGAGGAAGTGTCCGACGAAAGCTTGGAGAAAATCATCGAGCTGGAACCCGACCTCATTATCGGTCTATCCAACATTAAGAACGTCGACAAGCTGAGCCAAATCGCGCCGACGGTGACGTATACATACGGGAAGGTCGATTATTTGACGCAGCATCTCGAAATCGGGAAGCTGCTGAACAAGGAAGCCGAAGCGAAGGCGTGGGTCGACGATTTCAAAGCGCGCGCGCAGCACACCGGGGAGCGAATCAAGGCCGAAATCGGGGCCGACGCGACCGTCTCCGTCATCGAAAGCTACGACAAGCAGCTGTACGTGTTCGGCGACAACTGGGGGCGCGGCACCGAAATTTTGTATCAAGAAATGAAACTGGGCATGCCGGAGAAAGTGAAGGAAGCGGCGCTGGCGGCGGGCTGGTATGCGCTCTCCCTCGAGGCGCTGCCGGACTTCGCCGGCGACTACTTGATCGTCAGCAAATACGCGCAGGCGGACAATTCCTTCATGGAAACGGAGACGTACCGAACGATCCCCGCCGTGCAGAACGGCCGCGCGTTCGAGGTCAACGCCAGCGAATTTTATTTCAACGACCCGCTGACGTTGGAATTCCAGTTGGCATTTTTCGAATCGAAGTTTTTAGGAGAATGATATGGCCAAGCGCACGCTAATCTGGATCTCGGGCCTCGTCCTTCTCGCTTGCGCGACGCTGACGGCGCTGCTGTCCGGCGCCGCGGACATCGGACTGCGCGACGTGTGGGCGGCGCTCGCGGCCCCGCACGAGGCGGGCGCGAACGCCGCCATCCTCCGCGACATCCGGATGCCGCGCGTCGCCGCCGCTCTCGTCGTCGGCGCGGCGCTGGCGACGGCGGGCGCGATCATGCAGGGCATGACGCGCAATCCGCTGGCCGACCCGGGCTTGCTCGGCTTGACGGCCGGGGCGAACGCGGCGCTTGCGTTCGCTATCGCGTTCCTGCCGCAGGCCGGCTCGTTCGGGCTGATGCTCGTCTGCTTCGCGGGCGCCGGCGTCGGCAGCCTGCTGGTGTTCGGCGTCGGCGCGCTGCGCCGAGGCGGGTATTCGCCCGTTCGCATCGTGCTCGCCGGCGCGGCCGTCTCTGCGTTCCTATACGCCTTGGCGGATGCCGTCGGACTGATGTTCCGCATTTCGAAGAACGTCTCCATGTGGACGGCGGGCGGCTTCATCGGCGCGACGTGGGACCAGCTCGCCGTCGTCGGTCCCGCCATCGCCGCGGGACTCGCCGCCGCGATGCTGTTCTCTAAGCAGCTCACGATCCTGAGTCTTAGCGAAGAGGTCGCGGTCGGTCTCGGCCAGCGCACCGCCTGGGTGAAAGCGGCGCTGTCGGCGGTCGTCGTGCTGCTCGCCGGCGCTTCCGTGGCGCTCGCCGGCAGCCTCGCCTTCGCGGGCTTGATGGTGCCGCATCTCGCCCGGGCCGTCGTCGGCACCGATTATCGGCTCGTCCTGCCGATGTCGGCGATCGGCGGCGCGGCGCTGATGGCGGCCGCCGACACGGCCGCGCGCACGGTGCACGCGCCGTTCGAAACGCCCGTAGCGGCCGTCGTCGCCATCCTCGGCGTGCCGTTCTTCTTCTTCATCGTCCGCAGAGGGGGGAGAGCGTTCGCATGATCTCTCGCGAACTGATCCGCAAGCAGCGCCTGCTCCTCGCCGCGCTGCTCGCGCTCATCGGCATAACGGCGGTCGTCGGCGCGGGACTCGGCTACTCGTCCTTGTCGTACGACCGGCTGCTGCCGACGCTGCTCGGCCGCGGCACGTTCAAGGAAGAGTTCGTGCTCTTCTCCGTCAGGCTGCCGCGCATCGCGATCACCGTCCTGGCCGGCGCGGCGCTCGCGCTGTCCGGCGCGCTGCTGCAGGGCGTCGCGCGCAACGATCTCGCCGACCCGGGCATTCTCGGCATCAACGCCGGCGCGGGCGCGGCCATCGCCGTCTTCTATTTATTCGTCCCGATCGACGCGCGCGCGTTCGCCTTCGCGATCCCGCTCGTCGCTTTCGCCGGCGGGCTGTCGACCGCCGCCGCCGTATACGCCTTCGCGTACACGCGGCGGGACGGTCTCCATCCCGTCAAGCTCGTCCTGTCGGGCGTCGGGCTCTCCATGGCGCTTTCCGGGCTGATGGTCGTCCTCATCTCCGCTTCGGAGCGGGCGAAGGCCGAATTTATCGCCAAGTGGCTGGCCGGCGGCGTCTGGGGGGCGGACTGGCTGTACGCGGCGGCGGTCGCGCCTTGGCTGCTGGCGCTCGTCCCGTATGCGCTGTACAAAGCGCGCCGCCTCGACCTGCTCGCCTTAAGCGAGCCGTCGGCCGTCGGCATCGGCGTCGACGTCCGGAAGGAACGCGCTTCGCTGCTGCTCGCGGCGGTCGCCTTAGCTTCCGCCGCCGTGTCGGTGACGGGGGGCATCGCGTTCGTCGGCCTCATGGCGCCGCATATCGCGCGCGGCTTGGTCGGTCCCCGGCATCGTCTCCTGCTGCCGGCGTCGCTGCTGATCGGCGCCTTCCTGCTGCTGCTCGCGGATACGATCGGACGCAACCTCGCCGATCCGGACGGACTGCCGGCGGGCATCATCGCGGCATTGATCGGCGCGCCGTATTTTCTCTACTTGCTCATGCGCAAATGACCGCGCCCCTCGCGTCCGGTGCTCACCCGGAATCGGGGGCGTTTTTCGTTTTTTCCGAGATTTTCGCGCGATTTGCATTCCGCCTGCGGCTCGAATGAGGTAGAGTAGAGAGAAAGGATTCGCCGCCAAGCCGCGGCGTCCTACGCACAACGGAGAAGGAACGCGATATGGCTAAAAGCAAAACGAAATTCGTCTGTCAGGAATGCGGGGCGGAATCGCCCAAGTGGCTCGGCAAATGCCCGGGCTGCCACGCTTGGAATACATTCGTGGAAGAAATCGAAACCGTCGTCAAGACGCCGGGGGTGGCCATCCCCGGGGCGTCGGCGTCGCGGGAGCGCCCGCGGCGCATCGCCGACATCGTCAGCGCGCAGGAGCCGCGCATCGACGCGGGCAGCGGGGAGCTGAACCGCGTGCTCGGCGGCGGCCTCGTGCCGGGCTCGCTCATCCTCGTCGGGGGCGATCCCGGCATCGGCAAGTCGACGCTGCTGCTGCAGACGTCGCACGCGCTTGCCCGCGAAGGCCGGCGGGTGCTGTACGCGACGGGGGAGGAATCGTCCCGGCAGATCAAGATGCGCGCCGAGCGGCTCGGCGCCGAGGCGCCGACGCTGTTCGTGCTGAGCGAGACGAACACGGACTATATTTTCGAGGCGCTCGACGAGGTGCGCCCGGACGTGCTCATCGTCGACTCGATTCAGACGATGTACCAGCCCGGCGTCGCGTCGGCGCCGGGCAGCGTGTCGCAGGTGCGGGAATGCACCAGCCTGTTCATGCGCATCGCCAAGCAGCGCGGCGTCGCGACGCTTCTCGTCGGCCACGTGACGAAGGAGGGCGCGATCGCCGGCCCGCGGCTGCTCGAGCACATGGTGGACACGGTGCTCTACTTCGAGGGCGAGCGCCACAACACGTACCGCATGCTGCGCGCGGTGAAAAACCGGTTCGGCTCGACGAACGAAATCGGCATTTTCGAGATGATCGAGAACGGCCTGACCGAGGTGAAAAATCCGTCGGAGCTGTTTCTGTCCGAGCGGCCGCTCGGCGTCGCCGGCTCGACGGTCGTCGCCTCCATGGAAGGGACGCGGCCGGTGCTCGTCGAGCTCCAAGCGCTCGTCTCGGCGACGAACTTCCCGTCGCCGCGGCGGATGGCGACCGGCGTCGATTACAATCGTCTCAACCTTATCATCGCCGTGCTGGAGAAGCGCGTCGGCCTCCATATGCAGACGCACGACGCGTATCTGAACGTCGCCGGCGGCGTCAAGCTGGACGAGCCGGCCGCCGATCTCGGCATCGCCGTCGCGCTCGCGTCCAGCTTCCGCGACCGGCCGACGCGCCCCGAAGACGTCGTCTTCGGCGAAGTCGGCCTGACCGGCGAAGTGCGCGGCGTCTCCCGGCTCGACCAGCGCGTCAACGAGGCGCTCAAGCTCGGCTTCCGCCGCGTCGTCGTGCCGGAGAAGAGCCTGAAGCAGTGGACGCCGCCGCGCGGCATCGAGGTCGTGCCCGTCGGCACGGTCGCCGAGGCGCTGCAAATTTTGCTGCCGTGACCGCCGCGGTCCGCCGCGTGCGGCGCGGAATTTCGCGCTTGCGCATAAAAAATGAAATCCGAGTGCAAACTCGGGAGTTTTTTATATACAATAGTTAGTAAGGATTTGTGCGATCGATCGTCCGCATCGTCAGGAGGGTACCCATGGTCAAGGAAGAACACGCGCCAGAAATCATGAGCGGACTGCTTCAGCTCGTGGCGCCCGGCACGCCGTTCCGGGAAGGGCTCGAGAACGTGCTGCGCGCGAAAACCGGCGGTTTAATCGTCTGCGGCTATTCGCCGGAAGTAATGGATCTCGTGGACGGCGGGTTTTCCATTAATTGCGATTTCTCGCCCAATTATTTGTACGAGCTGGCGAAGATGGACGGCGCGATCATATTAAGCGAAGATTTAAAGCGCATTTTGTTCGCCAACACGCAGCTGATCCCGGACTCGTCGATCTCGTCGTCGGAAACCGGCATTCGGCACCGGACGGCGGAGCGCGTCGCGAAGCAGACGGGCAAGCTCGTCGTGTCGATCTCGCAGCGCCGCAACGTGATCACCTTGTATCAGGGGCATCTGCGATACGCGCTTAAGGATATGGGCGTCATTCTGACGAAGGCGAACCAAGCCATTCAGACGCTGGAGAAATATAAAGCGGTGCTCGAGCAGGCGCTGACGAATTTGTCGGCTTCCGAATTCGAGGAAATGGTGACGCTTCACGACGTGATCAACGCCCTGCAGCGCGCCGAGATGGTGCTGCGCATCAAAGCGGAAATCAACCGGTACATTAACGAGCTCGGCAACGAAGGCCGGCTCATCTCGATGCAGCTCGAGGAGCTGGTCACCGGCGTCGAGGACGAAACGTATTTGCTGCTGAAAGATTACATGCGAGAGCCGGCGGAGGAGAAGCTGCGCGACGCGCTCGCGAACCTCATGCGCGCGCCGGACGACGAGCTGCTGGAGGATTACCATATCGTGCGGATGCTCGGCTACCCGAACACGACCGCGATGATGGAGGAGTCCTTGTCGCCCCGCGGGTTTCGGATGCTGAGCAAAATCCCTCGGCTGCCGACGCTGATCATCGCCAATTTGGTCGAGCAGTTCGGGCAGCTGCCGCGGGTATTGGCGGCGA is a window encoding:
- a CDS encoding glycosyl hydrolase family 8, with the protein product MREGALAKGMYRNVFAELGYAEEEIDARLQEAWEGLFEGNEHTRIYYPAGDDMGYLLDTGNLDVRTEGMSYGMMMAVQMDRRDVFDRIWKWTRTYMYMTEGENAGYFAWSCLPDGRRNSNGPAPDGEEYFAMALFFASHRWGDREPPFDYGAQARELLRTCLHKGEDGVGQPMWDPGNKLIKFIPNCDFSDPSYHLPHFYELFALWADPDDRKFWKEAAAASRDYLTIACHPVTGLAPEYAHYDGRPNDERGYGHFFSDSYRVAANIGLDAEWFGIDERLRAIVNRIQAFFADKEPADYRRYTIAGEPFDEPALHPVGLLATNAMASLAADSPHARSCVERLWNTPLRQGDRRYYDNCLYFFAMLALSGRYRIWMPQARS
- a CDS encoding NAD(P)/FAD-dependent oxidoreductase, with translation MEREDLYDVTIVGGGPAGLYSAFYSGLRGMKTKLIEYQPRLGGKIHIYPEKMIWDVGGLTPTPGAKLIEQLVAQGLTFDPTVVLNERVVSMSRDDRGRFVLRAASGAVHWSKTVIVAIGSGILNPQKLDIEGAERFEVSNLHYTVKSLKQFKGKRVIVSGGGNTAVDWANELLPVAKQVYVTHRKEALSGHEAQVAQLLNSSAVCYFHTSITKLIANANHDAIERVELTNRLTGETTLLDVDEVVINHGYERDASLLDNSDLNVARADGYYIDGSARGESSVPGLFAAGDILAHPGKVHLIAGAFQDAANAVNQAKLFIEPDAPKAGMVSSHNEAFKERNRQLVRQWIG
- a CDS encoding ABC transporter ATP-binding protein, with translation MFSRLHTESINVGYGDRLIVKDLSVRIPDRSVTTIVGPNGCGKSTLLKAMTRIVKPQSGAIVLDGKSITSENTKQLARKLAILPQTPEAASGLTVGELVSYGRHPHQQGFGRLTKRDIEVIDQALRATGTIELKSRPVDALSGGQRQRAWIAMALAQETDMIFLDEPTTYLDMAHQLEVLELLRRLNEEERRTIIMVLHDLNQAARYSDYMIAMKDGTVVKAGRPADIMQRSVLRHVFRVDADIGADPRTGAPMVITYNLLKGETEHDEKTMDPAVRAVAVH
- a CDS encoding iron-hydroxamate ABC transporter substrate-binding protein, whose translation is MRKLWIPLFALSLFISACGGQPAEETGAAAAEGTGAEGANTEGAALAAEATDGGTITYQSENGPVEVPANPQRVVVLSSFAGNVMALGVDVVGADSWSKNNPRFAEGLKNAEEVSDESLEKIIELEPDLIIGLSNIKNVDKLSQIAPTVTYTYGKVDYLTQHLEIGKLLNKEAEAKAWVDDFKARAQHTGERIKAEIGADATVSVIESYDKQLYVFGDNWGRGTEILYQEMKLGMPEKVKEAALAAGWYALSLEALPDFAGDYLIVSKYAQADNSFMETETYRTIPAVQNGRAFEVNASEFYFNDPLTLEFQLAFFESKFLGE
- a CDS encoding iron ABC transporter permease, with the translated sequence MAKRTLIWISGLVLLACATLTALLSGAADIGLRDVWAALAAPHEAGANAAILRDIRMPRVAAALVVGAALATAGAIMQGMTRNPLADPGLLGLTAGANAALAFAIAFLPQAGSFGLMLVCFAGAGVGSLLVFGVGALRRGGYSPVRIVLAGAAVSAFLYALADAVGLMFRISKNVSMWTAGGFIGATWDQLAVVGPAIAAGLAAAMLFSKQLTILSLSEEVAVGLGQRTAWVKAALSAVVVLLAGASVALAGSLAFAGLMVPHLARAVVGTDYRLVLPMSAIGGAALMAAADTAARTVHAPFETPVAAVVAILGVPFFFFIVRRGGRAFA
- a CDS encoding iron ABC transporter permease — protein: MISRELIRKQRLLLAALLALIGITAVVGAGLGYSSLSYDRLLPTLLGRGTFKEEFVLFSVRLPRIAITVLAGAALALSGALLQGVARNDLADPGILGINAGAGAAIAVFYLFVPIDARAFAFAIPLVAFAGGLSTAAAVYAFAYTRRDGLHPVKLVLSGVGLSMALSGLMVVLISASERAKAEFIAKWLAGGVWGADWLYAAAVAPWLLALVPYALYKARRLDLLALSEPSAVGIGVDVRKERASLLLAAVALASAAVSVTGGIAFVGLMAPHIARGLVGPRHRLLLPASLLIGAFLLLLADTIGRNLADPDGLPAGIIAALIGAPYFLYLLMRK
- the radA gene encoding DNA repair protein RadA; the protein is MAKSKTKFVCQECGAESPKWLGKCPGCHAWNTFVEEIETVVKTPGVAIPGASASRERPRRIADIVSAQEPRIDAGSGELNRVLGGGLVPGSLILVGGDPGIGKSTLLLQTSHALAREGRRVLYATGEESSRQIKMRAERLGAEAPTLFVLSETNTDYIFEALDEVRPDVLIVDSIQTMYQPGVASAPGSVSQVRECTSLFMRIAKQRGVATLLVGHVTKEGAIAGPRLLEHMVDTVLYFEGERHNTYRMLRAVKNRFGSTNEIGIFEMIENGLTEVKNPSELFLSERPLGVAGSTVVASMEGTRPVLVELQALVSATNFPSPRRMATGVDYNRLNLIIAVLEKRVGLHMQTHDAYLNVAGGVKLDEPAADLGIAVALASSFRDRPTRPEDVVFGEVGLTGEVRGVSRLDQRVNEALKLGFRRVVVPEKSLKQWTPPRGIEVVPVGTVAEALQILLP
- the disA gene encoding DNA integrity scanning diadenylate cyclase DisA; the protein is MVKEEHAPEIMSGLLQLVAPGTPFREGLENVLRAKTGGLIVCGYSPEVMDLVDGGFSINCDFSPNYLYELAKMDGAIILSEDLKRILFANTQLIPDSSISSSETGIRHRTAERVAKQTGKLVVSISQRRNVITLYQGHLRYALKDMGVILTKANQAIQTLEKYKAVLEQALTNLSASEFEEMVTLHDVINALQRAEMVLRIKAEINRYINELGNEGRLISMQLEELVTGVEDETYLLLKDYMREPAEEKLRDALANLMRAPDDELLEDYHIVRMLGYPNTTAMMEESLSPRGFRMLSKIPRLPTLIIANLVEQFGQLPRVLAATIEELDEVDGIGEVRARTIKDGLKRIREQVLVDRHI